One stretch of Amycolatopsis sp. NBC_00345 DNA includes these proteins:
- a CDS encoding MlaD family protein — MLLRKTKFQLVAFAIISIVALVYALIRFAGLGTVFGSSGYTVKLELNESGGIFTNAEVTYRGFNIGRVGPLRLTQTGLEADLDIDPSAPQVPSNLAVVVANRSAVGEQYVDLQPKVDSGPYLASGSVIPAAKTSTPVSTDRLLSDLDSLAASVPTDSLRTVVDESYDAFRGTGGDLQTLLDTARSFTTTAQQYLPQTVSLLDAGGQVLDTQNHEAANFADFSKSLNELTGTLKNSDPQLRKLIGITPQVASQISQVITETGPGLGALVANLLTTANLTVTRLDGIEQGLVTYPALAAAGPSVAPGDGTAHLGLVINLFNPPSCTKGYLPYSQYRTGADLVTRPADENAYCAEPKGSPINVRGSQNAPYNGVPVAPSPQDVSNNAGRPAQELQDERDAQVPGVAGSPGVSLNSLGALLGLG, encoded by the coding sequence ATGTTGCTGCGCAAGACGAAGTTCCAGCTGGTGGCGTTCGCGATCATCTCGATCGTGGCGCTGGTGTACGCGCTGATCCGGTTCGCCGGGCTCGGCACGGTGTTCGGCAGCAGCGGCTACACGGTGAAACTCGAGCTCAACGAGTCGGGCGGCATCTTCACCAACGCCGAGGTGACCTACCGCGGGTTCAACATCGGGCGCGTCGGGCCGCTTCGGCTGACCCAGACCGGGCTCGAGGCGGACCTGGACATCGACCCGTCGGCCCCGCAGGTGCCCTCGAACCTCGCCGTGGTGGTGGCGAACCGGTCCGCGGTCGGCGAGCAGTACGTGGACCTGCAGCCGAAGGTGGACAGCGGCCCGTATCTGGCGTCGGGCTCGGTGATCCCGGCGGCGAAGACGTCCACCCCGGTCAGCACCGACCGGCTGCTCTCGGACCTCGACTCGCTCGCCGCGTCGGTGCCCACCGACTCGCTGCGCACCGTCGTCGACGAGTCCTACGACGCGTTCCGCGGCACCGGCGGCGACCTGCAGACGTTGCTGGACACCGCGCGCAGCTTCACCACCACGGCCCAGCAGTACCTGCCGCAGACCGTCAGCCTGCTGGACGCCGGCGGCCAGGTGCTGGACACGCAGAACCACGAGGCCGCCAACTTCGCCGACTTCTCGAAGAGCCTCAACGAGCTCACCGGCACGCTGAAGAACTCGGACCCGCAGCTGCGCAAGCTGATCGGCATCACGCCGCAGGTGGCGAGCCAGATCAGCCAGGTGATCACGGAGACCGGGCCCGGTCTGGGCGCGCTCGTGGCGAACCTGCTGACCACGGCGAACCTCACCGTGACCCGCCTGGACGGCATCGAGCAGGGCCTGGTGACCTACCCGGCGCTGGCGGCCGCGGGGCCCAGCGTCGCGCCCGGTGACGGCACGGCGCACCTCGGGCTGGTGATCAACCTGTTCAACCCGCCCTCGTGCACCAAGGGTTATCTGCCCTACAGCCAGTACCGCACCGGTGCGGACCTCGTGACGCGGCCGGCGGACGAGAACGCCTACTGCGCCGAGCCGAAGGGCAGCCCGATCAACGTCCGCGGGTCTCAGAACGCGCCGTACAACGGCGTCCCGGTCGCGCCGTCGCCGCAGGACGTGAGCAACAACGCCGGGCGGCCCGCGCAGGAGCTGCAGGACGAGCGCGACGCGCAGGTGCCGGGCGTTGCCGGGAGCCCGGGTGTCTCGTTGAACAGCCTGGGAGCGTTGCTCGGGCTCGGCTGA
- a CDS encoding chorismate mutase, with amino-acid sequence MSVRKSVRRFSATIAVVLAVLTLGGTKAMAASDNAAGRLGPLTELVVQRLQVSDQVAAAKFGTGKPIDDPVRERQELAEVRERAATLGIDPDRTVSFFQDQIAASKVVQRGLFDRWTAHPDEAPTTRPDLNEIRAELDQLTTSLLGQLVATDGVRRPGITCRVEVTAAQLSAIVVDRLDALHRNALRVASRSVC; translated from the coding sequence GTGTCCGTGCGGAAATCGGTGCGGCGGTTCTCCGCGACCATCGCCGTCGTCCTTGCGGTACTCACCCTCGGAGGCACCAAGGCCATGGCCGCATCCGACAACGCCGCCGGCCGGCTGGGCCCGCTGACCGAGCTGGTGGTCCAGCGGCTCCAGGTGAGCGACCAGGTCGCGGCCGCGAAGTTCGGCACCGGCAAGCCCATCGACGACCCGGTGCGCGAGCGGCAGGAGCTGGCCGAGGTCCGTGAACGGGCCGCCACCCTCGGCATCGACCCGGACCGCACGGTCAGCTTCTTCCAGGACCAGATCGCCGCGAGCAAGGTCGTCCAGCGCGGCCTGTTCGACCGCTGGACCGCGCACCCGGACGAGGCGCCCACCACACGCCCGGACCTGAACGAGATCCGCGCCGAACTCGACCAGCTGACCACCTCGCTGCTGGGGCAACTCGTCGCCACCGACGGGGTTCGGCGGCCGGGGATCACCTGCCGCGTGGAGGTCACGGCGGCCCAGCTGTCGGCCATCGTCGTCGACCGGCTGGATGCCTTGCACCGGAACGCTTTGCGGGTGGCTTCGCGGTCTGTTTGCTGA
- the rpoB gene encoding DNA-directed RNA polymerase subunit beta, whose translation MAVSPANQATAATTSAVSRSESTGIPGAPKRVSFAKIREPLNTPNLLDVQLQSFQWFTGAEAWFERRVNEGEESPVGGLEEVLNEISPIEDFSGSMSLSFSAPRFDEVKASIEECKDKDMTYAAPLFVTAEFVNNNTGEIKSQTVFLGDFPVMTDKGTFIINGTERVVVSQLVRSPGVYFDSSVDKTTDKDVFSVRVIPSRGAWLEFDVDKRDTVGVRIDRKRRQPVTVLLKALGWTTEAIRERFSFSETLLATLEKDHTAGTDEALLDIYRKLRPGEPPTKESAQTLLENLFFKPKRYDLAKVGRYKVNKKLGLTTPYDTGTLTEEDIVSAIEYLVRLHAGEDKMTSVNDVEVPVETDDIDHFGNRRLRTVGELIQNQIRVGLSRTERVVRERMTTQDVEAITPQTLINIRPIGAAIKEFFGTSQLSQFMDQNNPLSGLTHKRRLSALGPGGLSRERAGMEVRDVHPSHYGRMCPIETPEGPNIGLIGSLCSYARVNPFGFIETPYRKVVEGRVTDQVDYLTADEEDRFVKAQANAPLTEDSHFVENKVLGRRKGGEVELIDPLDIDYMDVSPRQMVSVATAMIPFLEHDDANRALMGANMQRQAVPLLRNQAPYVGTGVELRAAVDAGDVLVAEQAGVVEELSADIITIMHDDGTRKSYGLYKFRRSNHGTCFNHRPIVNEGDRVEQGQVIADGPSTENGEMALGKNLLVAVMPWEGHNYEDAIILSERLVQDDVLTSIHIEEHEIDARDTKLGAEEITRDIPNVSEEVLADLDERGIIRIGAEVRDGDILVGKVTPKGETELTPEERLLRAIFGEKAREVRDTSLKVPHGETGKVIGIRVFSREDDDELPPGVNELVRVYVAQKRKIQPGDKLAGRHGNKGVIGKILPVEDMPFMEDGTPVDIILNTHGVPRRMNIGQILELHLGWLASQGWTIEGDPSWAANLNEELYDVAPNTNTATPVFDGAKEEELTGLLGSTKPNRDGERMVKENGKATLLDGRSGEPYPYPVSVGYMYILKLHHLVDDKIHARSTGPYSMITQQPLGGKAQFGGQRFGEMECWAMQAYGAAYTLQELLTIKSDDVVGRVKVYEAIVKGENIPEPGIPESFKVLLKELQSLCLNVEVLSSDGAAIEMRDSDDEDLERAAANLGINLSRNESPSVDDVVH comes from the coding sequence TTGGCAGTCTCTCCCGCGAACCAGGCCACTGCTGCGACCACCTCGGCTGTATCTCGCTCGGAGTCCACAGGTATCCCCGGCGCACCCAAGCGAGTCTCTTTCGCAAAGATTCGCGAGCCTCTGAACACCCCCAACCTGCTGGACGTGCAGCTTCAGTCGTTCCAGTGGTTCACCGGAGCCGAGGCGTGGTTCGAGCGCCGCGTCAACGAAGGTGAAGAAAGCCCGGTCGGCGGCCTGGAGGAGGTCCTCAACGAGATCTCCCCGATCGAGGACTTCTCCGGTTCCATGTCGCTGTCCTTCTCCGCCCCGCGCTTCGACGAGGTCAAGGCCTCGATCGAGGAGTGCAAGGACAAGGACATGACCTACGCGGCCCCGCTGTTCGTCACCGCGGAGTTCGTCAACAACAACACCGGCGAGATCAAGAGCCAGACGGTCTTCCTCGGCGACTTCCCGGTGATGACGGACAAGGGCACGTTCATCATCAACGGCACCGAGCGGGTCGTCGTGTCCCAGCTGGTGCGTTCTCCGGGCGTGTACTTCGACAGCAGTGTCGACAAGACGACCGACAAGGACGTCTTCAGCGTGCGCGTGATCCCGAGCCGCGGTGCGTGGCTCGAGTTCGACGTCGACAAGCGCGACACCGTCGGCGTCCGCATCGACCGCAAGCGCCGCCAGCCGGTCACCGTGCTGCTGAAGGCGCTCGGCTGGACCACCGAGGCGATCCGCGAGCGCTTCTCGTTCTCCGAGACGCTGCTCGCCACCCTCGAGAAGGACCACACGGCCGGCACCGACGAGGCGCTGCTCGACATCTACCGCAAGCTGCGCCCGGGCGAGCCCCCCACCAAGGAGAGCGCGCAGACGCTGCTGGAGAACCTGTTCTTCAAGCCGAAGCGCTACGACCTGGCCAAGGTCGGCCGGTACAAGGTCAACAAGAAGCTCGGCCTGACCACCCCGTACGACACGGGCACGCTGACCGAAGAGGACATCGTCAGCGCCATCGAGTACCTGGTCCGGCTGCACGCCGGCGAGGACAAGATGACCAGCGTGAACGACGTCGAGGTGCCGGTCGAGACCGACGACATCGACCACTTCGGCAACCGTCGCCTGCGCACGGTCGGCGAGCTGATCCAGAACCAGATCCGGGTCGGCCTCTCCCGTACCGAGCGCGTCGTGCGTGAGCGCATGACCACGCAGGACGTCGAGGCGATCACGCCGCAGACCCTGATCAACATCCGCCCGATCGGCGCGGCGATCAAGGAGTTCTTCGGCACCTCGCAGCTGTCGCAGTTCATGGACCAGAACAACCCGCTGTCGGGCCTGACGCACAAGCGGCGTCTGTCGGCGCTCGGCCCCGGTGGTCTGTCCCGTGAGCGCGCCGGCATGGAGGTCCGTGACGTCCACCCGTCGCACTACGGCCGCATGTGCCCGATCGAGACGCCGGAAGGCCCGAACATCGGCCTGATCGGCTCGCTCTGCTCGTACGCGCGGGTCAACCCGTTCGGCTTCATCGAGACGCCGTACCGCAAGGTCGTCGAGGGCCGGGTCACCGACCAGGTCGACTACCTGACCGCGGACGAAGAGGACCGCTTCGTCAAGGCGCAGGCCAACGCGCCGCTGACCGAGGACAGCCACTTCGTCGAGAACAAGGTCCTTGGTCGCCGTAAGGGCGGCGAGGTCGAGCTGATCGACCCGCTCGACATCGACTACATGGACGTCTCGCCGCGGCAGATGGTCTCCGTCGCGACGGCGATGATCCCGTTCCTCGAGCACGACGACGCGAACCGCGCGCTGATGGGCGCGAACATGCAGCGTCAGGCGGTGCCGCTGCTGCGCAACCAGGCGCCGTACGTGGGCACCGGCGTGGAGCTGCGCGCCGCGGTCGACGCCGGCGACGTGCTCGTGGCCGAGCAGGCCGGCGTGGTCGAGGAGCTGTCCGCGGACATCATCACGATCATGCACGACGACGGCACGCGGAAGAGCTACGGACTGTACAAGTTCCGCCGCTCCAACCACGGCACCTGCTTCAACCACCGCCCGATCGTCAACGAGGGCGACCGGGTGGAGCAGGGGCAGGTCATCGCCGACGGCCCGTCCACCGAGAACGGTGAGATGGCGCTGGGCAAGAACCTGCTCGTGGCGGTCATGCCGTGGGAGGGCCACAACTACGAGGACGCGATCATCCTCTCCGAGCGCCTGGTGCAGGACGACGTGCTCACGTCGATCCACATCGAGGAGCACGAGATCGACGCCCGCGACACCAAGCTGGGCGCCGAGGAGATCACCCGGGACATCCCGAACGTCTCCGAGGAGGTGCTCGCCGACCTCGACGAGCGCGGCATCATCCGCATCGGCGCCGAGGTCCGCGACGGCGACATCCTGGTCGGCAAGGTCACGCCCAAGGGCGAGACCGAGCTGACCCCGGAAGAGCGCCTGCTCCGCGCGATCTTCGGCGAGAAGGCCCGCGAAGTCCGCGACACCTCGCTGAAGGTGCCGCACGGCGAGACCGGCAAGGTCATCGGCATCCGCGTGTTCTCGCGCGAGGACGACGACGAGCTGCCCCCGGGCGTCAACGAGCTGGTCCGCGTCTACGTGGCCCAGAAGCGCAAGATCCAGCCGGGCGACAAGCTCGCCGGCCGGCACGGCAACAAGGGTGTCATCGGCAAGATCCTGCCGGTCGAGGACATGCCGTTCATGGAGGACGGCACCCCGGTCGACATCATCCTGAACACCCACGGTGTGCCGCGACGGATGAACATCGGCCAGATCCTCGAGCTGCACCTCGGCTGGCTGGCCTCGCAGGGCTGGACGATCGAGGGCGACCCGAGCTGGGCCGCGAACCTCAACGAGGAGCTCTACGACGTCGCGCCGAACACGAACACCGCCACCCCGGTGTTCGACGGCGCGAAGGAAGAGGAGCTCACCGGGCTGCTCGGCTCGACCAAGCCGAACCGCGACGGCGAGCGCATGGTCAAGGAGAACGGCAAGGCCACGCTGCTCGACGGCCGCTCCGGCGAGCCGTACCCGTACCCGGTGTCGGTCGGCTACATGTACATCCTGAAGCTGCACCACCTGGTCGACGACAAGATCCACGCCCGCTCCACCGGCCCGTACTCGATGATCACGCAGCAGCCGCTGGGTGGTAAGGCGCAGTTCGGTGGCCAGCGCTTCGGTGAGATGGAGTGCTGGGCGATGCAGGCGTACGGCGCTGCCTACACGCTGCAGGAGCTGCTGACGATCAAGTCGGACGACGTGGTCGGCCGCGTCAAGGTGTACGAGGCGATCGTCAAGGGGGAGAACATCCCCGAGCCGGGCATCCCGGAGTCGTTCAAGGTGCTCCTCAAGGAGCTCCAGTCGCTGTGCCTGAACGTCGAGGTGCTCTCCAGCGACGGTGCGGCGATCGAGATGCGCGACTCCGACGACGAGGACCTCGAGCGCGCCGCGGCGAACCTCGGCATCAACCTGTCCCGCAACGAGTCGCCCTCGGTGGACGACGTCGTGCACTGA
- a CDS encoding DNA-directed RNA polymerase subunit beta', translating into MLDVNFFDELRIGLATADDIRQWSFGEVKKPETINYRTLKPEKDGLFCEKIFGPTRDWECYCGKYKRVRFKGIICERCGVEVTRAKVRRERMGHIELAAPVTHIWYFKGVPSRLGYLLDLAPKDLEKIIYFAAYVITGVNTELRHTDLPTLENEIGVERKNLETKRDSDIEARAQKLEADLAELEAEGAKSDVRRKVKEGGEREMRQLRDRAGRELDRLEEVWTTFTKLDTRQLIADELLYRELVDRYGEYFTGGMGAEAIQKLATEFDVAAEADNLRDTIRNGKGQKKLRALKRLKVVAAFQATGNDPRGMVLDAVPVIPPDLRPMVQLDGGRFATSDLNDLYRRVINRNNRLKRLIDLGAPEIIVNNEKRMLQEAVDALFDNGRRGRPVTGPGNRPLKSLSDLLKGKQGRFRQNLLGKRVDYSGRSVIIVGPQLKLHQCGLPKDMALELFKPFVMKRLVDLNHAQNIKSAKRMVERSRPQVWDVLEEVITGHPVMLNRAPTLHRLGIQAFEPQLVEGKAIQLHPLVCEAFNADFDGDQMAVHLPLSAEAQAEARILMLSANNILSPASGRPLAMPRLDMVTGLYHLTRLNEKADGAGGAYSSPAEAIMAYDLKALSLHAPIKIRVSDRQPAKADEARLAEKGWEPGKVWLAETTLGRVLFNELLPADYPFINEPMPKKRQAAIVNDLAERYSMTQVAQTLDRLKDAGFYWATRSGVTVAISDVLTPVGKKAILDEYEGKADQVEKRYQRGQLSHTERNNELVKVWTQATEEVHKIMETALPDDNPIAIIVKSGAAGNMTQVRSLAGMRGLVSNPKGEYIPRPIKANFREGLSVAEYFIATHGARKGLADTALRTADSGYLTRRLVDVSQDVIVREVDCGTTRGINMPIGEDIDGKVARDQHVETSVYARNLATDAVDAKGNVVLNAGDDVGDPALDKLISSGITKVKVRSVLTCESAVGVCATCYGRSMATGELVDVGEAVGIVAAQSIGEPGTQLTMRTFHQGGVAGDDITTGLPRVTELFEARVPKGKAPIADVDGRVRIEESERFWKITLIPDDGSEEIVFDKLSKRQRLANTPNGPLGDGDHVLVGQQLLEGTPDPHEVLRVMGPREAQMHLVDEVQKVYRAQGVSIHDKHIEVIVRQMLRRVTIIDSGATDFLPGELPERTKFEAWNRSTVSEGGEPASGRPVLMGITKASLTTDSWLSAASFQETTRVLTDAAINGRSDKLVGLKENVIIGKLIPAGTGINRYRNIQVQPTEEARVAAYAIPSYDDGYYTPDVFGSGTGAAVPLDDYDFGRDFR; encoded by the coding sequence GTGCTGGACGTCAATTTCTTCGATGAGCTCCGCATCGGCCTCGCCACCGCCGACGACATCCGTCAGTGGTCCTTCGGCGAGGTCAAGAAGCCGGAGACCATCAACTACCGCACGCTCAAGCCCGAGAAGGACGGCCTCTTCTGCGAGAAGATCTTCGGCCCGACCCGGGACTGGGAGTGCTACTGCGGCAAGTACAAGCGGGTCCGCTTCAAGGGCATCATCTGTGAGCGCTGCGGCGTCGAGGTGACTCGCGCCAAGGTGCGCCGTGAGCGGATGGGCCACATCGAGCTGGCCGCTCCGGTCACCCACATCTGGTACTTCAAGGGTGTTCCGTCCCGTCTGGGCTACCTGCTGGACCTGGCGCCCAAGGACCTCGAGAAGATCATCTACTTCGCTGCTTACGTCATCACCGGCGTGAACACCGAACTGCGCCACACCGACCTGCCGACCCTCGAGAACGAGATCGGCGTCGAGCGCAAGAACCTCGAGACCAAGCGTGACTCGGACATCGAGGCCCGCGCGCAGAAGCTGGAAGCCGACCTGGCCGAGCTGGAGGCGGAGGGCGCCAAGTCCGACGTGCGCCGCAAGGTCAAGGAGGGCGGCGAGCGTGAGATGCGCCAGCTGCGCGACCGCGCCGGCCGCGAGCTGGACCGCCTCGAGGAGGTCTGGACGACCTTCACGAAGCTGGACACCCGCCAGCTGATCGCCGACGAGCTGCTCTACCGCGAGCTGGTCGACCGCTACGGCGAGTACTTCACCGGCGGCATGGGCGCGGAGGCCATCCAGAAGCTGGCCACCGAGTTCGACGTCGCGGCGGAGGCCGACAACCTGCGCGACACCATCCGCAACGGCAAGGGGCAGAAGAAGCTCCGCGCGCTGAAGCGGCTCAAGGTCGTCGCCGCGTTCCAGGCGACCGGCAACGACCCGCGCGGCATGGTGCTCGACGCCGTCCCGGTCATCCCGCCGGACCTGCGCCCGATGGTGCAGCTCGACGGTGGCCGGTTCGCCACGTCGGACCTGAACGACCTGTACCGCCGCGTGATCAACCGCAACAACCGCCTCAAGCGGCTGATCGACCTCGGCGCGCCCGAGATCATCGTCAACAACGAGAAGCGGATGCTGCAGGAGGCCGTCGACGCGCTGTTCGACAACGGCCGCCGCGGCCGCCCGGTGACCGGTCCCGGTAACCGCCCGCTGAAGTCGCTGTCCGACCTGCTCAAGGGCAAGCAGGGCCGGTTCCGCCAGAACCTGCTCGGCAAGCGCGTGGACTACTCGGGCCGTTCGGTCATCATCGTCGGCCCGCAGCTGAAGCTGCACCAGTGCGGTCTGCCGAAGGACATGGCGCTCGAGCTGTTCAAGCCGTTCGTGATGAAGCGGCTGGTCGACCTGAACCACGCGCAGAACATCAAGTCCGCCAAGCGGATGGTGGAGCGCTCGCGCCCGCAGGTGTGGGACGTGCTCGAAGAGGTCATCACCGGCCACCCGGTGATGCTGAACCGGGCGCCGACCCTGCACCGCCTGGGCATCCAGGCCTTCGAGCCGCAGCTGGTCGAGGGCAAGGCCATCCAGCTGCACCCGCTGGTCTGCGAGGCGTTCAACGCGGACTTCGACGGTGACCAGATGGCGGTGCACCTGCCGCTGTCGGCCGAGGCGCAGGCCGAGGCCCGGATCCTGATGCTGTCGGCGAACAACATCCTGTCGCCGGCGTCGGGCCGTCCGCTCGCCATGCCGCGACTGGACATGGTGACCGGCCTGTACCACCTGACCCGGCTGAACGAGAAGGCCGACGGCGCGGGCGGCGCGTACTCCTCGCCGGCCGAGGCCATCATGGCCTACGACCTCAAGGCGCTGAGCCTGCACGCCCCGATCAAGATCCGCGTGTCCGACCGTCAGCCGGCGAAGGCCGACGAGGCGCGGCTCGCGGAGAAGGGCTGGGAGCCGGGCAAGGTCTGGCTGGCCGAGACCACCCTGGGCCGCGTGCTGTTCAACGAGCTGCTGCCGGCGGACTACCCGTTCATCAACGAGCCGATGCCGAAGAAGCGTCAGGCCGCGATCGTGAACGACCTCGCCGAGCGGTACTCGATGACGCAGGTCGCGCAGACCCTGGACCGGCTGAAGGACGCCGGCTTCTACTGGGCGACGCGCTCCGGCGTCACGGTGGCCATCTCGGACGTGCTGACCCCGGTCGGCAAGAAGGCCATCCTCGACGAGTACGAGGGCAAGGCCGACCAGGTCGAGAAGCGGTACCAGCGTGGTCAGCTGTCGCACACCGAGCGCAACAACGAGCTCGTCAAGGTGTGGACGCAGGCCACCGAAGAGGTCCACAAGATCATGGAGACGGCGCTGCCGGACGACAACCCGATCGCGATCATCGTGAAGTCGGGTGCGGCGGGCAACATGACGCAGGTCCGGTCGCTGGCCGGTATGCGTGGCCTGGTGTCGAACCCGAAGGGCGAGTACATCCCGCGTCCGATCAAGGCCAACTTCCGTGAAGGCCTGTCGGTGGCGGAGTACTTCATCGCGACGCACGGTGCCCGTAAGGGCCTGGCGGACACCGCCCTGCGGACCGCCGACTCGGGTTACCTGACCCGTCGTCTGGTGGACGTCTCGCAGGACGTCATCGTCCGCGAGGTCGACTGCGGCACCACCCGCGGCATCAACATGCCGATCGGCGAGGACATCGACGGCAAGGTCGCGCGCGACCAGCACGTCGAGACCAGTGTGTACGCGCGGAACCTCGCGACGGACGCGGTGGACGCCAAGGGCAACGTCGTGCTCAACGCCGGTGACGACGTCGGCGACCCGGCGCTGGACAAGCTCATCTCCAGCGGCATCACCAAGGTCAAGGTGCGCTCCGTGCTCACCTGCGAGTCGGCGGTCGGCGTGTGCGCGACCTGCTACGGCCGTTCGATGGCGACGGGCGAGCTCGTCGATGTCGGCGAGGCCGTCGGCATCGTCGCGGCCCAGTCGATCGGTGAGCCGGGCACGCAGCTGACGATGCGTACGTTCCACCAGGGTGGTGTCGCCGGTGACGACATCACGACCGGTCTGCCCCGTGTCACCGAGCTGTTCGAGGCCCGGGTGCCGAAGGGCAAGGCGCCGATCGCCGACGTCGACGGCCGCGTGCGGATCGAGGAGAGCGAGCGGTTCTGGAAGATCACCCTGATCCCGGACGACGGGTCGGAGGAGATCGTCTTCGACAAGCTGTCCAAGCGGCAGCGGCTCGCCAACACCCCGAACGGCCCGCTGGGCGACGGCGACCACGTGCTGGTCGGCCAGCAGCTGCTCGAGGGCACGCCGGACCCGCACGAGGTCCTGCGGGTCATGGGGCCGCGCGAGGCGCAGATGCACCTCGTGGACGAGGTGCAGAAGGTGTACCGCGCCCAGGGTGTGTCGATCCACGACAAGCACATCGAGGTCATCGTGCGGCAGATGCTCCGCCGCGTGACGATCATCGACTCCGGTGCCACGGACTTCCTGCCGGGCGAGCTGCCCGAGCGGACCAAGTTCGAGGCGTGGAACCGTTCGACGGTTTCCGAGGGCGGCGAGCCGGCTTCGGGTCGTCCGGTGCTGATGGGGATCACGAAGGCGTCGCTCACCACGGACTCGTGGCTGTCGGCGGCGTCGTTCCAGGAGACCACTCGCGTGCTGACCGACGCGGCCATCAACGGCCGCTCGGACAAGCTCGTGGGCCTCAAGGAGAACGTGATCATCGGTAAGCTGATCCCGGCCGGTACGGGCATCAACCGCTACCGGAACATCCAGGTGCAGCCGACCGAGGAGGCGCGGGTCGCCGCTTACGCGATCCCGTCCTACGACGACGGCTACTACACCCCGGACGTGTTCGGTTCGGGCACCGGTGCCGCGGTTCCGCTGGACGACTACGACTTCGGTCGCGACTTCCGCTGA
- a CDS encoding IS30 family transposase translates to MRGEGVSRKEAARRVGVNVRTAQDWDHGVRSIGPTRVYPGGRKVDYRTGVTTMVTATQPPTVRSLEAGLHPRFLTLVERETIADLHRQGASLRAIGRELGRPASTIKREIDAYAVGGVYRPYRAQRAWAKSRVRHKASKLAHDGPLRDYVTSKLREEWSPEQICHALVTEFPDDESIRVSTETIYQAIYVQARGGLRREVATALRTGRTRRKPHRRPDQRTQRFVDEMVMISDRPAEIEDRAVPGHWEGDLIVGTRSDSAIVTLVERSTRYVLLGHLPGGHTAEEVRDVLVPLIGSLPEHLRGSLTWDQGCEMAAHKQFTVTTGVPVYFCDPHSPWQRGSNENTNGLLRQYFPKGTDLSVYGSEDLEHVAQKLNRRPRKTLGWKTPAERLRDLLTAI, encoded by the coding sequence CTGCGCGGAGAAGGGGTCAGCCGTAAGGAGGCCGCCCGGCGTGTCGGGGTCAACGTGCGCACGGCGCAGGACTGGGATCACGGGGTGCGATCAATTGGCCCGACCCGCGTCTATCCCGGCGGGCGCAAGGTGGACTACCGGACGGGCGTGACCACGATGGTCACGGCGACGCAGCCGCCCACGGTGAGGTCCTTGGAGGCCGGGCTGCATCCCCGGTTCCTGACCCTGGTCGAGCGCGAGACGATCGCCGACCTGCACCGTCAGGGCGCTTCGCTGCGGGCGATCGGGCGCGAACTGGGCCGGCCTGCGTCCACGATCAAGCGTGAGATCGACGCTTACGCCGTGGGAGGCGTCTACCGGCCATACCGGGCCCAGCGGGCGTGGGCGAAGAGCCGTGTGCGGCACAAGGCATCCAAGCTGGCTCACGACGGACCGCTGCGGGACTACGTCACCAGCAAGCTGCGGGAGGAGTGGTCGCCTGAGCAGATCTGCCACGCTCTGGTGACCGAGTTCCCGGACGACGAGAGCATACGGGTGAGTACGGAGACGATCTACCAGGCGATCTATGTCCAGGCCCGTGGCGGGCTGCGGCGCGAGGTCGCTACGGCGCTGCGCACTGGGCGCACCAGGCGCAAGCCCCACCGGCGTCCTGATCAGCGCACTCAGCGGTTCGTCGACGAGATGGTGATGATCTCCGACCGTCCCGCCGAGATCGAGGACCGAGCCGTGCCCGGCCACTGGGAAGGTGACCTGATCGTCGGCACCCGCAGCGACAGCGCGATCGTGACCCTGGTCGAGCGCTCCACCCGCTACGTCCTGCTCGGGCACCTGCCCGGCGGACACACCGCCGAGGAAGTCCGCGATGTGCTCGTGCCGTTGATCGGGTCCCTGCCCGAACACCTACGCGGCTCGCTGACCTGGGACCAAGGCTGCGAAATGGCCGCACACAAGCAGTTCACCGTGACCACCGGAGTACCGGTCTACTTCTGCGACCCGCACTCGCCCTGGCAACGCGGATCGAACGAGAACACCAACGGCCTGCTGCGGCAGTACTTCCCCAAGGGCACCGACCTGAGCGTCTACGGATCCGAAGACCTCGAGCACGTCGCCCAGAAACTCAACCGCCGCCCACGCAAAACGCTCGGCTGGAAAACCCCAGCCGAGCGTCTGCGTGATCTACTGACAGCCATCTAG
- a CDS encoding SRPBCC family protein: MLRQGVTRSIGIAARPADVVAFVADPETIPRYAPGFAKSVTPSGGAWVAETSRGTLQLSPVVAAAAGTVDFHLTAGDGSVTVAHSRTFANGDGAEFVFTLLLLPESAPADAVAEQGLVLEGDLARLKELLEAH, translated from the coding sequence ATGCTGCGACAAGGTGTAACCAGGTCGATCGGGATCGCGGCGCGACCGGCGGACGTGGTGGCGTTCGTCGCGGACCCGGAGACGATTCCGCGTTACGCGCCGGGGTTCGCGAAGTCCGTGACGCCGTCCGGAGGAGCGTGGGTGGCGGAGACCAGCCGCGGCACGCTTCAGCTTTCGCCGGTGGTCGCGGCCGCCGCGGGGACCGTGGACTTCCACCTGACGGCCGGGGACGGCTCGGTCACCGTGGCCCACAGCCGCACGTTCGCGAACGGCGACGGCGCCGAGTTCGTCTTCACGCTGTTGCTGCTGCCGGAGTCCGCGCCGGCGGACGCCGTTGCCGAGCAGGGGCTGGTCCTCGAGGGTGATCTGGCGCGGTTGAAGGAGCTGCTGGAGGCGCACTGA